A region of Pseudomonas putida DNA encodes the following proteins:
- a CDS encoding AI-2E family transporter, whose product MFKVLRDWMQRYFSDEEAVVLAVLLILAFTAVLTLGGMLAPVLAGMVLAFLMQGLVNALERLRVPTRLAVAVVFALFMGALAVILLVLVPLLWHQLITLFNELPGMLGKWQSLLLLLPERYPHLVSDEQVLRAIESVRGEIGKFGQWALTFSLSSLPLLVNAMIYLVLVPILVFFFLKDREMIGRWVVGYLPRERTLLNRVGNEMNRQIANYIRGKGIEILICGVATYIAFISLGLNYAALLALLVGLSVVVPYVGAVVVTVPVTLIALFQWGWGDQFIYLMTVYAIIQALDGNVLVPLLFSEAVSLHPVAIICAVLLFGGLWGFWGIFFAIPLATLFKAVLDAWPRQEPSVSPLL is encoded by the coding sequence ATGTTCAAAGTGCTTCGCGACTGGATGCAGCGCTACTTCTCCGATGAGGAGGCGGTGGTGCTGGCGGTCCTGCTGATACTGGCGTTTACCGCGGTACTGACCCTGGGCGGCATGCTGGCGCCGGTGCTGGCGGGGATGGTCCTGGCGTTTCTGATGCAGGGCCTGGTCAACGCCCTGGAGCGCCTGCGTGTCCCTACCCGGCTGGCGGTGGCAGTGGTGTTCGCGCTGTTCATGGGGGCGTTGGCGGTCATCCTGCTGGTGCTGGTGCCATTGCTCTGGCATCAGCTGATTACCCTGTTCAACGAGTTGCCGGGCATGCTGGGCAAATGGCAGTCGCTGTTGCTGCTCTTGCCTGAGCGCTACCCGCACCTGGTGTCGGATGAGCAGGTATTGCGTGCCATCGAGTCGGTGCGCGGTGAAATCGGCAAGTTCGGCCAGTGGGCACTGACGTTCTCGCTGTCGAGCCTGCCACTGCTGGTCAATGCCATGATCTACCTGGTGCTGGTACCGATCCTGGTGTTCTTCTTCCTCAAGGACCGCGAGATGATCGGGCGGTGGGTGGTTGGCTATCTGCCCCGCGAGCGCACGTTGCTCAACCGGGTGGGCAACGAGATGAACCGGCAGATCGCCAACTACATTCGCGGCAAGGGCATTGAGATCCTGATCTGCGGGGTTGCCACCTACATCGCGTTCATCAGCCTGGGGCTCAATTATGCGGCCTTGCTGGCGCTGCTGGTGGGGTTGTCGGTGGTGGTGCCCTATGTGGGCGCGGTGGTGGTAACCGTGCCGGTGACGCTGATCGCCTTGTTCCAGTGGGGCTGGGGGGACCAGTTCATCTACCTGATGACGGTGTACGCGATCATTCAGGCGCTGGATGGCAACGTGCTGGTGCCGCTGCTGTTTTCTGAGGCGGTGAGCCTGCACCCGGTGGCGATCATCTGCGCGGTGCTGCTGTTTGGCGGGCTGTGGGGCTTTTGGGGGATTTTCTTCGCGATCCCGCTGGCGACGCTGTTCAAGGCGGTGCTGGATGCCTGGCCGCGGCAGGAGCCCAGTGTTTCGCCATTGCTCTGA
- the purC gene encoding phosphoribosylaminoimidazolesuccinocarboxamide synthase yields the protein MEKREELYRGKAKSVYKTDDADRLILLFRNDTSAFDGKRIEQLDRKGMVNNKFNAFIMQKLEEAGVPTQFDKLLGDNECLVKKLDMIPVECVVRNYAAGSLVKRLGVEEGIKLEPSTFELFLKNDEKGDPFINESHVVAFGWGTAEQLVEMKKLSLKVNEVLNKLFDDAGLLLVDFKLEFGVFHGQIVLGDEFSPDGCRLWDKETRKKMDKDRFRQGLGDVIEAYEEVAKRLGVPL from the coding sequence ATGGAAAAACGCGAAGAACTTTACCGCGGCAAGGCCAAATCGGTTTACAAGACCGACGACGCCGACCGCTTGATCCTGCTGTTTCGCAACGACACCTCGGCGTTCGACGGCAAGCGCATCGAACAGCTCGACCGCAAAGGCATGGTGAACAACAAGTTCAACGCCTTCATCATGCAAAAGCTCGAAGAAGCCGGCGTGCCGACCCAGTTCGACAAGCTGCTGGGTGACAACGAGTGCCTGGTGAAGAAGCTCGACATGATCCCGGTCGAGTGCGTGGTGCGTAACTATGCGGCGGGCAGCCTGGTCAAGCGCCTGGGCGTGGAGGAGGGCATCAAGCTGGAGCCGTCCACCTTCGAACTGTTCCTGAAGAACGACGAGAAGGGCGACCCGTTCATCAACGAATCCCACGTTGTTGCGTTCGGCTGGGGCACCGCCGAGCAGCTGGTCGAAATGAAAAAGCTGTCGCTGAAAGTCAACGAAGTGCTGAACAAGCTGTTCGATGACGCCGGCCTGCTGCTGGTCGACTTCAAGCTGGAGTTCGGTGTATTCCACGGCCAGATCGTCCTGGGCGACGAATTCAGCCCAGACGGCTGCCGCCTGTGGGACAAAGAAACCCGCAAGAAGATGGACAAGGACCGCTTCCGCCAGGGTCTGGGCGACGTAATCGAAGCCTACGAAGAAGTTGCCAAGCGCCTGGGCGTGCCGCTGTAA
- a CDS encoding helix-turn-helix domain-containing protein, which translates to MDIGLAFGKVLRKRRKDAGLTQEQLALEADIQRNYVSLIERGLNQPTITIIFKLAGALGCSPSCLVEDVEMLVGAGS; encoded by the coding sequence TTGGACATCGGGCTGGCATTTGGGAAGGTTCTTCGCAAAAGGCGGAAGGACGCGGGACTCACACAGGAGCAGCTAGCTCTTGAAGCTGACATTCAGCGGAATTACGTCAGCCTCATTGAGCGCGGCCTTAATCAGCCCACCATAACCATTATCTTCAAGCTAGCCGGTGCTTTAGGATGCAGCCCGTCCTGCCTTGTTGAGGATGTGGAGATGCTGGTTGGCGCTGGTAGCTGA
- a CDS encoding MBL fold metallo-hydrolase, with product MRFAVLGSGSQGNGTLIASGDTFILVDCGFSLRETERRLALLGVTAAQLSAVLVTHEHADHVHGVGLLSRRYNVPVYLSQGTLRGLRKPVEVAGFLACGDSLRIGGLEVTAARVEHDAYEPLQYVLSDGRRRFGMLTDLGSYDALLLERYQGLDALLIEANHCRDMLARGHYPSFLKQRVGGAQGHLNNHQAARLVDELGWSNLQHLVLAHLSSKNNLPQLARQCFVDTLGCDPDWLQVANQEHGLDWREIA from the coding sequence GTGCGCTTCGCAGTACTCGGAAGCGGCAGCCAGGGAAACGGCACGCTGATCGCCAGTGGTGACACGTTCATCCTGGTCGATTGCGGGTTTTCCCTGCGTGAGACCGAGCGGCGCCTGGCGCTGCTCGGGGTCACGGCGGCACAGCTGAGCGCGGTGCTGGTCACCCACGAACATGCCGACCACGTGCATGGGGTGGGGCTGCTGTCGCGGCGCTACAATGTACCGGTCTACCTCAGCCAAGGGACCTTGCGCGGTTTGCGCAAGCCGGTGGAGGTGGCCGGTTTTCTCGCGTGTGGCGACAGCCTGCGCATCGGTGGCCTGGAGGTGACGGCAGCGCGCGTCGAACACGACGCCTACGAGCCGTTGCAGTATGTGCTCAGCGACGGTCGGCGGCGCTTTGGCATGCTCACCGACCTGGGCTCGTACGATGCCTTGTTGCTGGAGCGCTATCAGGGCCTGGATGCCCTGCTGATCGAGGCCAATCACTGCCGCGACATGCTGGCACGCGGTCACTATCCGTCTTTCTTGAAGCAGCGGGTAGGTGGCGCGCAAGGACATTTGAACAATCATCAGGCTGCGCGCCTGGTGGACGAGTTGGGCTGGAGCAACCTGCAACACCTGGTGCTGGCCCACCTCAGCAGCAAGAACAACCTGCCACAACTGGCCCGCCAGTGCTTCGTCGACACCCTTGGGTGCGACCCGGACTGGCTTCAGGTGGCGAATCAGGAACACGGGCTCGACTGGCGCGAAATCGCCTAG
- a CDS encoding peroxiredoxin, whose amino-acid sequence MAVALDQPVADFQAQATSGQTVSLAELKGRQVVVYFYPKDSTPGCTTEGQGFRDQHEAFAAANTVVFGVSRDGIKSHENFKAKQGFPFELISDKDEALCQLFDVIKLKKLYGKEYMGVDRSTFLIDKDGVLRQEWRGVKVPGHVDAVLAAAQGLNKA is encoded by the coding sequence ATGGCCGTAGCACTCGATCAACCCGTCGCCGATTTCCAGGCCCAGGCCACCAGCGGCCAGACGGTCAGCCTCGCCGAGCTCAAGGGCCGCCAGGTGGTGGTGTACTTCTACCCGAAGGACAGCACCCCAGGCTGCACCACAGAAGGCCAGGGTTTCCGTGACCAGCATGAGGCCTTTGCCGCTGCCAACACCGTGGTGTTCGGCGTGTCGCGCGATGGCATCAAGTCACATGAGAACTTCAAGGCCAAGCAAGGCTTCCCGTTCGAGCTGATCAGCGACAAGGACGAGGCCCTGTGCCAACTGTTCGACGTGATCAAGCTGAAGAAGCTGTATGGCAAGGAATACATGGGCGTGGACCGCAGCACCTTCCTGATCGACAAGGACGGTGTGCTGCGCCAGGAATGGCGCGGGGTGAAGGTACCGGGGCATGTGGATGCCGTTTTGGCGGCGGCACAGGGCCTGAACAAGGCTTGA
- the dapA gene encoding 4-hydroxy-tetrahydrodipicolinate synthase — MIAGSMVALVTPMDAQGRLDWDSLGKLVDFHLENGTHAIVAVGTTGESATLTVEEHIEVIEFVVKRVAGRIPVIAGTGANSTSEAVHLTQNAKNAGADACLLVVPYYNKPTQEGLYQHFKHIAEAVDIPQILYNVPGRTSCDMQAETVIRLSTVPNIIGIKEATGDLARAKAILDGVSKDFIVMSGDDPTAVELILLGGKGNISVTANVAPREMADLCEAALAGNAEKARAINEKLMPLHKDLFCEANPIPVKWALVEMGLMHKGIRLPLTWLSEGCHEKVRTALRQSGVLV, encoded by the coding sequence ATGATTGCGGGCAGTATGGTGGCATTGGTCACACCCATGGATGCACAAGGGCGTCTTGATTGGGACAGCCTCGGCAAACTTGTAGACTTCCACCTGGAAAACGGCACCCATGCGATCGTCGCCGTCGGTACCACCGGCGAGTCGGCCACCCTGACTGTCGAAGAACACATCGAGGTCATCGAGTTCGTGGTCAAGCGTGTCGCTGGCCGCATTCCGGTCATCGCGGGCACTGGCGCCAACTCCACCTCGGAAGCCGTGCACCTGACCCAGAACGCCAAGAACGCTGGCGCCGATGCCTGCCTGCTGGTCGTGCCGTACTACAACAAGCCGACCCAGGAAGGCTTGTACCAGCACTTCAAGCACATCGCCGAAGCCGTCGACATCCCGCAGATCCTCTACAACGTACCCGGCCGCACCTCCTGCGACATGCAGGCCGAGACCGTGATCCGCCTGTCGACCGTACCGAACATCATCGGCATCAAGGAAGCCACCGGCGACCTGGCCCGTGCCAAGGCCATCCTCGATGGCGTCAGCAAGGACTTCATCGTCATGTCCGGCGATGACCCGACTGCGGTCGAGCTGATCCTGCTGGGCGGTAAGGGCAACATCTCCGTGACCGCCAACGTCGCCCCGCGCGAAATGGCCGATCTGTGCGAGGCCGCCCTTGCGGGCAATGCCGAGAAGGCCCGCGCGATCAACGAAAAACTCATGCCGCTGCACAAAGACCTGTTCTGCGAAGCCAACCCGATTCCGGTGAAGTGGGCGCTGGTCGAAATGGGCCTGATGCACAAGGGCATTCGCCTGCCGCTGACCTGGCTGAGCGAAGGCTGTCACGAAAAAGTCCGTACTGCCTTGCGCCAGTCCGGCGTACTGGTTTAA
- a CDS encoding sulfurtransferase TusA family protein has protein sequence MSDTLTCDAELDASGLNCPLPLLKAKMELNRLASGAVLKVIATDAGSQRDFRTFAKLAGHTLLHETAEAGLYTYWLRKA, from the coding sequence ATGAGTGACACCCTGACCTGCGACGCCGAACTCGATGCCAGCGGGCTGAACTGCCCCCTGCCACTGCTCAAGGCGAAGATGGAGCTCAACCGGCTGGCCAGCGGCGCGGTGCTCAAGGTGATTGCCACCGATGCCGGCTCGCAGCGTGACTTCCGCACTTTTGCCAAGTTGGCCGGTCATACGCTGCTGCACGAAACGGCCGAGGCCGGTCTCTATACCTACTGGCTGCGCAAGGCCTGA
- a CDS encoding glycine cleavage system protein R — MSTPTVREQFLVISALGPNPMELANVLSRAAFENRCAVVTSRLSRHGETSALVLQVGGSWDALARLEASLPSLGKKHGLTLDVVRSADQEVRPQALPYVAYVSAAYRPDIINELCQFFLDHRVELEAMTCDTYLAPQTGSSMLNAQFTVILPAGTQISWLRDQFLDFADALNLDALIEPWRPQNPM; from the coding sequence ATGTCCACCCCCACCGTCCGCGAACAATTCCTTGTCATCAGTGCCCTGGGCCCAAACCCCATGGAACTGGCCAACGTCCTCAGCCGCGCTGCCTTCGAGAACCGCTGCGCGGTGGTCACTTCGCGCCTGAGCCGCCATGGCGAGACCAGCGCCCTGGTGCTGCAGGTCGGTGGCAGCTGGGACGCCCTGGCGCGTCTTGAAGCTTCCCTGCCGAGCCTGGGCAAAAAGCACGGCCTGACCCTCGATGTGGTACGCAGTGCCGACCAGGAGGTACGCCCGCAGGCGCTGCCTTACGTGGCCTATGTCAGTGCGGCCTACCGCCCGGACATCATCAACGAGCTGTGCCAGTTTTTCCTCGACCACCGCGTCGAGCTCGAAGCCATGACCTGCGACACCTACCTGGCGCCGCAGACCGGCAGCAGCATGCTCAACGCCCAGTTCACCGTGATCCTGCCGGCCGGCACCCAGATCAGCTGGCTGCGTGACCAGTTCCTGGACTTTGCCGATGCCTTGAACCTGGACGCGCTGATCGAGCCTTGGCGCCCACAGAACCCCATGTAA
- the bamC gene encoding outer membrane protein assembly factor BamC, with protein sequence MKRLAGLSALALIISSTSGCGWLWGDEGYFRDRGSDYLQAHPTAPMQLPPDASNVKRLDPLLPIPRNVADDRATGEFEVPRPQPLTAGAEVSDFSLQRSGNSRWVLAQRSPAEVWPAARQFFEDNGFRIAEERPQTGEFNTTWQRFDELSASLGQRLASTASSGDSEVRVRVRMEPGVQRNTSEVYVVSVERPAGSTAEPGFPSTSSNTGADALLVDEMLASMNRGAEKGGSVSLLAARDFDAPSRVSLSEDGSGNPVLYLGADLDRAWSSVGRALEQGGEWRVEDINRSLGLYYINLSEKPDDKQNEPGFFSRMFGSAPTKEEREARAERYQVRLSKVGESVQVTVEKNINTVAPADVARRVLSAIQDHLG encoded by the coding sequence ATGAAGCGACTGGCTGGTCTTTCCGCCCTTGCCCTGATCATTTCCAGCACCAGCGGTTGCGGCTGGCTGTGGGGCGACGAGGGTTATTTCCGCGACCGCGGCAGCGATTACCTGCAGGCGCACCCGACCGCGCCGATGCAACTGCCGCCGGACGCCAGCAACGTCAAGCGTCTCGACCCGCTGTTGCCTATTCCGCGTAACGTTGCTGATGACCGTGCCACCGGCGAGTTCGAAGTCCCGCGTCCACAACCCCTGACGGCCGGTGCCGAGGTCAGCGACTTCAGCCTGCAGCGCAGCGGTAACAGCCGTTGGGTCCTGGCCCAGCGCTCGCCGGCCGAAGTCTGGCCAGCGGCCCGTCAGTTCTTTGAAGACAATGGTTTCCGCATTGCCGAAGAGCGCCCACAGACAGGCGAATTCAACACCACCTGGCAGCGTTTCGACGAACTCTCCGCGTCCCTCGGTCAGCGCCTGGCGAGCACCGCCAGCAGCGGTGACAGCGAAGTGCGCGTGCGTGTACGCATGGAACCCGGCGTGCAGCGCAACACCTCCGAGGTGTACGTCGTGAGCGTCGAACGCCCGGCAGGCAGCACTGCCGAGCCTGGTTTCCCGTCCACCTCCAGCAATACCGGCGCCGATGCCCTGCTGGTCGACGAAATGCTCGCCAGCATGAACCGCGGCGCCGAGAAGGGCGGTTCGGTCTCGTTGCTGGCCGCGCGCGATTTCGATGCCCCGAGCCGCGTCAGCCTGAGCGAAGACGGCAGCGGCAACCCGGTGCTGTACCTGGGCGCCGACCTGGATCGCGCCTGGTCCAGCGTGGGTCGTGCCCTGGAGCAGGGTGGCGAGTGGCGTGTCGAAGACATCAACCGCAGCCTGGGCCTGTACTACATCAACCTGTCCGAAAAGCCTGACGACAAGCAGAACGAGCCTGGCTTCTTCAGCCGCATGTTCGGCAGCGCACCGACCAAGGAAGAGCGTGAAGCCCGTGCCGAACGCTACCAGGTGCGCCTGAGCAAGGTTGGTGAAAGCGTCCAGGTAACGGTCGAGAAGAACATCAACACCGTGGCTCCGGCCGATGTCGCCCGCCGTGTGCTGAGCGCCATTCAGGACCACCTGGGTTAA
- a CDS encoding tyrosine-type recombinase/integrase: MNTVEAVKTQGEAETISRKLIKNAKGNTLYADIWRFGVNTALRISDLLSITFEEVQGSRLVVKESKTGKTRDIELNVAAKAIIERRRAAHPAHTYLFEVDSNRAKGKPVSRVAVANAFKAVGDEMSLQLGTHSMRKTRGWLMYSAGTSIELICKTLNHSSPAVTMAYIGITQAEVDATYHQFVF, encoded by the coding sequence ATGAACACTGTCGAGGCGGTCAAGACACAGGGTGAAGCCGAAACCATCAGCCGAAAGCTGATCAAGAATGCGAAAGGCAACACGCTTTACGCCGACATCTGGCGTTTTGGTGTGAACACTGCCCTCCGCATCAGTGACCTGCTGAGCATCACCTTTGAGGAAGTCCAAGGCAGTCGCCTAGTGGTTAAGGAAAGCAAGACGGGTAAGACCCGTGACATCGAACTCAACGTTGCAGCCAAGGCCATCATTGAGCGTCGTAGGGCAGCACACCCTGCTCACACCTACTTGTTTGAAGTTGATAGCAACCGCGCGAAGGGTAAGCCTGTGTCTCGTGTGGCAGTAGCCAATGCCTTTAAGGCCGTAGGCGATGAAATGAGCCTACAACTAGGCACGCACTCCATGCGCAAAACAAGGGGTTGGCTCATGTACAGTGCCGGTACGTCAATTGAGTTGATCTGCAAGACACTGAATCACAGCAGCCCCGCCGTAACCATGGCGTACATCGGTATCACTCAAGCCGAGGTTGATGCCACCTATCACCAGTTTGTGTTCTAG